The following are encoded in a window of Candidatus Desulfatibia profunda genomic DNA:
- a CDS encoding MoxR family ATPase, which yields MDDKAINQKFIGATRYVLDDELASIVNVSMALEMPLLLKGEPGTGKTMLAHAIAENLRMPLIVLNVKSSMKLIEALYQYDTLTRLNDSRFGDSSRDVSNIEEYIKMGKIGQAFTSETRTVLLIDEIDKADTDFQDDMLDVLDQMEFDIIEIDRTIRTRHRPVIVITSNAKKDLSDPFLGRCNFHHIAFPDPKMMRKIVAVHFPDIDSNLMEHAVTTFYNLRKIDAVEKKPATRELLNWIRALKTDPDFKPKRLGKGDLPFLGVVFKKSQDYERALEATGSRRLF from the coding sequence ATGGACGACAAGGCTATCAATCAAAAATTTATCGGGGCCACCCGGTACGTTCTCGATGATGAACTGGCCAGCATCGTGAATGTCTCCATGGCCCTTGAAATGCCGCTGCTTCTAAAAGGTGAGCCGGGTACCGGCAAAACCATGCTGGCGCATGCCATCGCCGAGAATTTGCGGATGCCCCTGATCGTGCTGAATGTAAAATCCAGCATGAAGCTGATTGAAGCGCTGTATCAGTATGACACCCTGACGCGTCTGAACGACAGCCGTTTCGGTGATTCCAGCCGGGATGTCAGCAATATTGAAGAGTATATCAAAATGGGGAAAATCGGCCAGGCCTTTACATCGGAAACAAGGACCGTTCTTTTGATCGACGAGATCGACAAGGCCGACACCGATTTCCAGGATGACATGCTGGATGTCCTGGACCAGATGGAGTTTGACATCATCGAGATTGACAGGACCATTCGGACCAGGCATCGTCCGGTCATCGTGATTACTTCCAATGCCAAGAAAGACCTGTCGGATCCGTTTCTGGGCAGATGCAATTTCCATCACATTGCCTTTCCGGATCCCAAAATGATGCGCAAGATCGTGGCGGTTCACTTTCCGGATATCGATTCGAACCTGATGGAACACGCCGTTACAACGTTTTACAACTTAAGAAAAATTGATGCCGTTGAAAAGAAACCGGCAACCCGGGAGCTGCTCAACTGGATCCGGGCTCTGAAAACCGATCCGGACTTTAAACCCAAAAGGCTGGGGAAAGGCGACCTCCCCTTTCTGGGCGTTGTGTTTAAAAAGAGCCAGGATTATGAGAGGGCCTTGGAGGCTACCGGCAGCCGCAGACTCTTCTAA
- the tatA gene encoding twin-arginine translocase TatA/TatE family subunit: MFGIGMPELIIILVIILIIFGAGKLPEIGAGLGKAIRNFKGATAEPEKKESEKLEEK; the protein is encoded by the coding sequence ATGTTTGGAATCGGAATGCCGGAACTAATTATCATTCTTGTAATTATCTTAATAATTTTTGGAGCCGGCAAACTCCCGGAAATAGGCGCAGGGCTGGGCAAGGCCATCCGGAATTTTAAAGGCGCTACCGCCGAGCCTGAGAAAAAAGAGTCTGAAAAGCTTGAAGAAAAATAA
- a CDS encoding single-stranded DNA-binding protein: MINKVILVGNLGRDPEVSYTASGVAVAKFSIATSERWTDKESGERKERTEWHRVVAWRRLGEICGEYLSKGRQVYVEGKLQTRSWEKDGVTRYTTEIVASDVQFLGIKDTAAAVSPSVEARAPEMPGPSFPEGPDDDIPF; this comes from the coding sequence ATGATTAACAAAGTAATTTTAGTCGGCAACCTTGGAAGAGATCCTGAAGTGAGTTATACAGCGAGCGGCGTGGCGGTTGCAAAATTCAGCATTGCAACATCTGAGAGATGGACGGACAAAGAAAGCGGAGAGCGGAAAGAGCGAACCGAATGGCATCGCGTTGTAGCCTGGCGCAGACTGGGAGAAATCTGCGGTGAATACTTGTCAAAGGGGAGGCAGGTTTACGTCGAAGGTAAACTCCAGACGAGATCATGGGAAAAAGACGGTGTTACAAGATACACAACCGAAATTGTTGCCTCCGATGTTCAGTTTCTTGGTATCAAGGATACTGCCGCAGCCGTCAGCCCGTCCGTGGAAGCACGGGCACCGGAGATGCCGGGGCCGTCGTTTCCGGAAGGGCCGGATGATGATATTCCTTTTTAG
- a CDS encoding DUF362 domain-containing protein, with amino-acid sequence MSKVFIKTATYDYDTLKPTIFEMLDAMGADLIPERSRVLIKPNLLLPAQPETAILTHPHVIRAVAEYVVGKGGRPLISDSPAMGSLEKIRKDGGYYQALKDLDVDFKAFKTSVKVDIGKPFGHIEIAREAVEADIVINLPKLKTHVGMLLTLGVKNLFGCIVGLRKPKWHLRIGLDRDMFARLLVQIYHAIDPSITIVDGILALEGQGPGKGGVPRHLGILAGGRNAVAVDMAICSMLGIDPDELFTHKAAKDLGLFGNAVSINGDFNIVDNFRLPDTGPLTLGPKPFHRFMRKHLLQRPEVDGLLCRLCGECRQYCPAKAITQDNKAINFDYDGCIRCYCCIEICPYGALRATETMPGKVLRKLSILK; translated from the coding sequence ATGTCCAAAGTTTTTATTAAAACCGCTACATACGACTATGATACGCTGAAGCCGACCATCTTTGAAATGCTCGACGCCATGGGAGCAGATCTGATCCCGGAAAGATCCCGAGTACTAATCAAACCAAACTTGCTTTTACCTGCTCAGCCTGAAACCGCAATCCTTACCCACCCCCATGTGATCAGGGCTGTGGCCGAATATGTGGTCGGTAAAGGTGGCAGACCTTTGATTTCGGACAGCCCGGCCATGGGATCACTTGAAAAAATACGAAAAGATGGCGGGTATTATCAAGCTCTTAAAGATCTGGATGTCGATTTTAAAGCATTTAAGACATCGGTAAAGGTAGATATCGGCAAGCCTTTCGGACATATTGAGATTGCCAGGGAAGCGGTTGAAGCAGATATCGTTATCAATCTGCCCAAGCTGAAAACCCACGTGGGCATGCTCCTTACGCTGGGGGTCAAGAATCTTTTCGGATGCATTGTCGGTTTAAGAAAACCAAAGTGGCACCTCAGGATCGGGTTGGACAGGGATATGTTTGCAAGGTTGCTGGTTCAAATTTATCATGCCATCGACCCGTCAATTACCATTGTTGACGGTATCTTGGCCCTCGAGGGACAGGGGCCGGGGAAAGGGGGTGTCCCGCGGCATTTGGGAATACTTGCGGGCGGCAGAAATGCTGTTGCCGTCGATATGGCAATCTGCAGCATGTTAGGGATAGATCCGGATGAACTTTTCACTCATAAGGCGGCTAAAGACTTAGGATTGTTCGGCAATGCGGTGAGTATCAACGGGGACTTCAACATTGTCGACAATTTCAGGTTGCCGGATACAGGGCCTTTGACCCTGGGGCCTAAACCGTTTCACAGATTCATGCGAAAGCATTTGCTCCAGAGGCCGGAAGTCGACGGTCTTCTTTGTCGATTATGCGGGGAGTGCCGGCAATATTGCCCGGCAAAGGCCATCACTCAAGACAATAAAGCCATCAATTTTGATTATGACGGTTGCATCCGGTGTTACTGCTGTATCGAAATTTGCCCCTATGGAGCCCTGCGTGCCACCGAAACCATGCCCGGCAAGGTGTTACGCAAACTGTCGATCCTGAAATAA
- a CDS encoding class I SAM-dependent methyltransferase: MKLNWAERWVVNNPLRVCQQQIEIKWLKRMMTLAPGAAVLEVGCGRGAGAKLILRTFRPARLHIQDLDIEMVLKARQYLSMIELEKTSLSVGDAVCLPFKTGTLDAVFGFGFLHHVPAWRSGLSEVARVLKTGGIYYFEELYPQLYQNFVTKHIVLHPEHDRFSSHDLRNGLDQTGLILKDAFEIKKMGILGVAAKDNRNRLLKN; the protein is encoded by the coding sequence ATGAAACTGAACTGGGCCGAACGCTGGGTGGTCAACAACCCTTTGAGGGTTTGCCAGCAGCAGATTGAAATAAAATGGCTCAAACGAATGATGACGCTGGCGCCGGGCGCCGCCGTCCTTGAGGTGGGCTGCGGCCGGGGAGCCGGAGCGAAACTTATCCTCAGAACATTCCGGCCGGCCCGGCTTCATATTCAGGATCTGGACATAGAGATGGTTTTAAAGGCCCGGCAATACCTCTCCATGATCGAACTCGAAAAGACATCCCTGTCTGTGGGGGATGCTGTTTGCCTGCCCTTTAAGACCGGCACTCTGGACGCTGTTTTCGGTTTCGGCTTTTTGCATCATGTTCCGGCTTGGCGCAGCGGCCTTTCAGAAGTCGCCAGGGTTTTAAAGACCGGCGGCATCTATTATTTCGAAGAGCTTTATCCCCAGCTTTACCAAAACTTTGTCACCAAACACATTGTCCTTCATCCTGAACACGATCGTTTTTCCAGCCATGATCTGCGCAATGGGTTGGATCAAACGGGCTTAATCCTCAAGGATGCCTTTGAAATAAAAAAAATGGGAATATTGGGCGTGGCTGCCAAAGACAATCGCAATCGTTTATTAAAGAATTAA
- the ubiE gene encoding bifunctional demethylmenaquinone methyltransferase/2-methoxy-6-polyprenyl-1,4-benzoquinol methylase UbiE, which produces MKKSRWLDEHDRRYQLDGLQGRRETAFLGYRQVTPDEKARYVLRHFNTVARRYDLMNTLLSFGIHHLWKQAAIKMLGLNSGDRVLDVCGGTGDLAVLAGRAVGPSGLVIVYDINRAMIDAGRGKLTGFASGKRIWFVQGNAEHLSYADGYFDAAMVGFGIRNVPRMDQGFREMYRILKPGGKMLCLEFSKPTAPLFRWLYDFYSFYIMPLLGEIIVGSRKAYTHLPESIRTFATPDELTAIIEQAGFARIKTHKLTNGIAVIHMGTKD; this is translated from the coding sequence ATGAAAAAATCAAGATGGCTTGACGAACACGACCGGCGTTATCAACTCGATGGGCTTCAGGGCCGCCGGGAAACGGCCTTTTTAGGATATCGCCAAGTTACTCCGGATGAAAAAGCCCGGTATGTTTTGCGGCATTTCAATACGGTTGCCCGCAGATACGATTTGATGAACACCCTTTTGAGCTTTGGTATTCATCACCTGTGGAAACAGGCCGCCATAAAAATGCTGGGTTTGAATTCAGGGGACCGGGTCCTTGACGTTTGCGGCGGGACCGGTGATCTTGCTGTTCTGGCCGGCAGAGCTGTTGGGCCGTCGGGTCTGGTGATCGTGTATGACATCAACCGGGCCATGATCGATGCGGGCAGGGGCAAGCTAACCGGCTTTGCTTCCGGAAAACGCATCTGGTTTGTCCAGGGAAATGCCGAACATCTTTCGTATGCGGACGGATATTTTGATGCGGCCATGGTGGGTTTCGGCATCCGCAACGTACCCCGTATGGATCAGGGCTTCAGAGAGATGTATCGCATTCTGAAACCCGGGGGTAAAATGCTGTGCCTGGAATTTTCAAAGCCGACGGCGCCTCTGTTCCGGTGGCTCTATGATTTCTACTCGTTTTATATCATGCCCTTGCTGGGCGAGATTATTGTGGGATCCAGAAAGGCATACACGCATCTTCCCGAATCGATACGGACTTTCGCTACGCCCGACGAGTTGACGGCGATAATAGAGCAGGCCGGTTTTGCACGGATTAAAACCCACAAGCTTACCAACGGCATTGCGGTTATTCATATGGGTACGAAAGATTGA
- a CDS encoding sugar phosphate isomerase/epimerase, which yields MIFGYSTNAFVKFFLFESIEKIAALGFRGVEIMCDRPHLYPPDFGAEKMTRLKERLQRHNLKVTNLNSFTLFAVGDTYLPSWIEPEKARREIRIQHTLECLKTADALGCKNISVPPGGPLDGMSRDAAMALFHRGLERVIPLAEDLGVKILVEPEPGLLMENTAQFKSFIKEVESTAVGLNFDIGHFFCAGEDPPAALEELFEWVGHVHLEDIAASRTHNHLIPGLGAIQFLDIFKAMVKLGYKQDISLELYPYVDTPESAGRESLDFLKPLFEEAGLKIKGLSTL from the coding sequence ATGATTTTCGGATACAGCACCAATGCCTTTGTCAAGTTTTTCCTTTTTGAATCCATAGAGAAAATCGCCGCCCTTGGTTTCCGAGGTGTTGAAATCATGTGTGACCGGCCTCATCTTTATCCCCCTGACTTTGGAGCCGAAAAAATGACCCGGCTTAAAGAGAGGCTCCAAAGACACAACCTGAAGGTGACCAACCTCAACAGCTTTACCCTTTTTGCGGTCGGGGATACCTATCTTCCCTCCTGGATCGAACCGGAAAAAGCAAGACGTGAAATTCGGATTCAACATACCCTTGAATGTCTGAAAACGGCGGACGCACTTGGATGTAAGAACATCTCCGTTCCTCCCGGGGGACCTTTAGATGGTATGTCACGGGATGCGGCCATGGCGCTGTTTCACCGGGGCCTGGAAAGGGTAATTCCGCTGGCAGAAGACCTGGGAGTAAAAATCTTGGTTGAGCCCGAGCCGGGCCTGTTGATGGAAAATACCGCCCAGTTCAAGTCTTTTATTAAGGAGGTCGAATCAACCGCTGTGGGATTAAACTTTGATATCGGACACTTTTTCTGTGCCGGTGAAGATCCTCCGGCGGCCTTGGAAGAACTTTTCGAATGGGTGGGGCACGTTCACCTGGAAGATATTGCCGCCAGCAGGACTCACAACCATCTGATTCCAGGACTCGGGGCGATTCAATTTCTCGATATCTTCAAGGCCATGGTAAAACTGGGATACAAACAAGATATCAGCCTGGAGCTTTATCCGTATGTGGATACTCCCGAGTCTGCCGGCCGGGAAAGCCTCGATTTTCTGAAGCCGCTTTTCGAAGAAGCCGGTTTAAAAATAAAAGGGCTCTCAACATTATGA
- a CDS encoding inositol-3-phosphate synthase — MITSDNSKSRSLLLMVAGAKGAVASTVAVAAAVLRKEPEAILPSLTTGHSFPYIGPPQAIYMTGWDNQPTELSGCVKAHGVLPENLWEPYRSDLDATTIFEAPLLDLDLSGQIGHLIKDIRTLKQQYPNSLPVLINLLPAGVQVDLERFESVAALCSEIAPRVFPDLAYALAAIFSKIPVVNFTPNQLEVSAIVREAVKQNVPISGCDGKTGQTYLKVVLASALKARKLNVDGWYSLNLLGNSDGKNLMDPRRAAEKLANKTELLDEILGYPVGKRYGEPCHKVHIDYYPPRGDAKEAWDVIDFQGMFGLPMSIRLNLQGRDSILAAPLILDLARWMAVLQMSGRCGPIPELGFYFKKPAGTNPPLSFEDQIYCLRKLEKECDQKCRKLRSEP, encoded by the coding sequence ATGATAACTTCGGATAATTCCAAATCTCGATCACTTCTATTAATGGTTGCCGGGGCCAAAGGCGCTGTGGCGTCTACCGTGGCAGTCGCTGCCGCAGTATTGCGAAAGGAACCCGAAGCCATATTACCCAGTCTGACAACGGGCCATAGCTTTCCCTATATAGGTCCTCCCCAGGCAATCTACATGACGGGCTGGGACAACCAGCCTACAGAACTTTCCGGTTGTGTTAAAGCACATGGCGTGCTGCCTGAAAATTTATGGGAACCGTACCGGTCCGACCTCGACGCTACCACCATATTCGAGGCACCGCTTTTGGATCTGGACCTTAGCGGTCAGATCGGGCATCTGATAAAGGACATCCGGACTTTAAAGCAACAGTATCCCAACTCCTTGCCGGTCCTGATCAACCTTCTGCCGGCCGGTGTTCAAGTGGATCTGGAACGTTTTGAAAGTGTTGCAGCACTCTGTTCGGAAATTGCTCCCCGGGTTTTTCCGGACCTGGCATATGCCCTGGCAGCCATATTTTCAAAAATTCCGGTAGTGAACTTTACGCCGAACCAGTTGGAAGTTTCCGCGATTGTTCGGGAAGCGGTTAAACAAAACGTCCCCATATCCGGATGCGACGGCAAAACCGGCCAGACCTATCTTAAAGTTGTCCTGGCCTCGGCGCTGAAAGCCCGAAAGCTTAATGTGGACGGATGGTACAGCCTCAATCTTTTGGGAAACAGCGACGGGAAAAATCTCATGGATCCCCGGCGGGCTGCCGAAAAATTAGCCAACAAAACCGAACTTCTGGATGAGATTTTAGGATACCCCGTGGGCAAGCGCTACGGCGAGCCTTGTCACAAGGTTCACATCGATTATTATCCGCCTCGCGGTGATGCCAAGGAGGCCTGGGATGTCATCGATTTTCAGGGCATGTTCGGGCTTCCTATGAGTATCCGCTTGAATCTTCAAGGCCGTGACTCGATTCTGGCCGCCCCCCTGATTCTGGATTTGGCTCGCTGGATGGCGGTTTTGCAAATGTCGGGGCGCTGCGGACCGATCCCGGAACTGGGGTTTTATTTTAAGAAACCGGCCGGGACCAACCCGCCCTTAAGCTTTGAAGATCAGATCTATTGCCTTCGGAAGCTTGAAAAAGAATGTGATCAAAAGTGCCGAAAACTGAGGAGCGAACCATGA
- a CDS encoding J domain-containing protein: MSLFKEINAARKLLELPERATMEEIKSSYRALIRRWHPDRCEDDQETCKQMTTRIIAAYRIINDYCKNYKFSFSKEEVKRYLSAEEWWLERFGNNPLWGREQKPK; the protein is encoded by the coding sequence ATGAGCCTGTTTAAAGAAATCAATGCGGCCAGAAAGCTTTTGGAGTTACCCGAACGCGCAACCATGGAAGAAATAAAGTCCAGCTATAGAGCTCTCATCCGAAGATGGCATCCGGACCGATGTGAAGATGACCAAGAAACGTGCAAGCAAATGACAACGCGGATTATTGCTGCCTACAGGATCATCAACGACTACTGTAAAAACTACAAATTCTCCTTTTCCAAAGAAGAGGTTAAAAGATACCTTTCGGCCGAGGAGTGGTGGCTGGAGCGTTTCGGAAACAATCCCCTGTGGGGCCGCGAACAAAAGCCGAAGTAA
- a CDS encoding SurA N-terminal domain-containing protein encodes MLKLMREKATSWLIKVLLGAIVVVFVFWGVGSFRAQKGDRVATVNGDVITLADYKEAYNNLVERLRQNFGNRLNEDMLKTLRVKEQALNLLIDNRLLVQEAQRLKLRVPDEELAEAIMHFGAFQSAGAFNSRLYQNVLNRLRLTPEEFEVVQRESMLAGKLRLLVTESVKVSDQEAREWYNWQNASVNIDFVTFEPDRYTNINPAPEEIKAYFEDHKTSYKTEPMVKVRYLQFTPDAYWSKVTVSADEIRNYYNTKQEEFKKPKTVEARHILLKLDRDASPEAVEKQREKALKILKMAQDGQDFAELAKQYSEGPSKDRGGYLGEFQKDDMVKPFADRAFAMNPGEVGGPVRTQFGWHIIKVEKVSPAAILSLSAAKDKIFKKLRDEKARSLAYDEAEAVSDVSFGDEDLVRVAKERNLKVLTTDFFTKSGPKQGVGNPVKFASAAFDLQIMAISDIQDFGDGYYILQVVEKIPSKIPEFEAVKDRARADLIKEKQDQKARADANTLLAALKSGKALGSEAKNYKLETKSTGFFKRDDSIPEIGFQRKIAETAFKLSDDKKFPEEVIKNGQRYYVIQFKERKSPDPLGFGSEEQNIKLSLLEQKKARIFNAYLEQIKSKSKITIKEEFL; translated from the coding sequence ATGCTCAAGTTAATGCGGGAAAAAGCCACGAGTTGGTTAATCAAGGTACTGTTAGGCGCTATAGTGGTTGTATTTGTTTTTTGGGGTGTCGGCAGCTTTCGGGCTCAGAAAGGCGACAGGGTTGCGACGGTTAACGGCGACGTCATTACCTTGGCGGATTATAAAGAGGCGTACAACAACCTTGTCGAACGATTACGTCAAAATTTTGGAAACCGTTTGAATGAAGATATGTTAAAAACCCTGCGGGTTAAGGAACAGGCCTTAAACCTGCTTATCGATAACCGGCTTTTGGTTCAGGAAGCGCAGCGGCTGAAATTGAGAGTTCCCGACGAGGAGCTTGCCGAGGCGATCATGCATTTCGGTGCCTTTCAGAGTGCCGGTGCATTTAACAGCCGCCTGTATCAGAATGTGCTTAATCGACTGCGGCTGACCCCTGAAGAATTCGAGGTTGTCCAGAGAGAGTCAATGCTGGCCGGGAAATTAAGATTGCTGGTGACCGAAAGCGTTAAGGTTTCGGATCAGGAAGCCCGGGAATGGTACAATTGGCAGAATGCATCGGTGAATATCGATTTCGTAACGTTTGAACCTGACCGCTATACCAACATCAATCCGGCACCTGAAGAGATCAAAGCGTATTTTGAAGATCACAAAACATCCTATAAAACCGAGCCGATGGTAAAGGTACGCTACTTACAGTTCACACCGGATGCTTACTGGTCGAAGGTGACGGTTAGCGCTGACGAAATCCGGAATTATTATAATACCAAGCAGGAGGAATTTAAAAAACCCAAAACGGTTGAGGCCCGACATATCCTGTTAAAACTTGACCGGGATGCCAGCCCGGAAGCTGTTGAGAAGCAAAGAGAAAAAGCTCTCAAGATCCTTAAGATGGCTCAAGACGGCCAGGATTTTGCCGAACTGGCGAAACAGTATTCGGAAGGACCCAGCAAAGACAGGGGCGGATACCTGGGTGAATTCCAAAAAGACGACATGGTAAAACCCTTTGCGGACAGGGCGTTTGCCATGAACCCCGGTGAGGTCGGCGGGCCGGTGCGCACCCAGTTCGGATGGCACATCATCAAGGTTGAAAAGGTATCTCCGGCCGCAATCCTTTCGCTGAGCGCGGCGAAAGACAAAATTTTTAAGAAACTTAGGGATGAAAAAGCCCGAAGTCTGGCGTACGATGAGGCCGAGGCGGTTTCCGATGTTTCTTTTGGGGATGAGGATTTGGTCCGGGTGGCCAAGGAGCGTAATCTTAAGGTGCTTACGACGGACTTTTTTACCAAAAGCGGGCCCAAGCAAGGTGTCGGCAACCCTGTTAAATTTGCATCCGCTGCTTTTGATCTTCAGATAATGGCAATCAGTGACATCCAGGATTTCGGAGACGGGTATTATATCCTTCAGGTTGTCGAGAAGATACCTTCCAAAATTCCTGAATTCGAAGCCGTCAAGGATAGGGCGCGTGCTGATTTGATCAAGGAAAAGCAGGATCAGAAAGCACGCGCAGATGCCAATACCCTGCTGGCGGCGCTAAAAAGCGGCAAAGCCTTGGGTTCTGAAGCCAAAAACTATAAACTGGAAACCAAGTCCACCGGTTTTTTTAAGCGCGATGATTCGATTCCGGAAATCGGATTCCAGCGCAAGATCGCCGAAACCGCTTTTAAGCTTTCTGATGATAAGAAATTTCCGGAAGAAGTCATCAAAAATGGACAAAGGTATTATGTTATTCAATTCAAAGAGAGAAAATCCCCTGATCCCCTTGGATTCGGTTCAGAAGAACAAAACATAAAGCTAAGCTTGCTGGAACAGAAAAAAGCCAGGATTTTCAATGCTTATCTGGAGCAAATCAAAAGCAAAAGCAAGATTACCATTAAGGAGGAGTTCCTATAA
- a CDS encoding cytoplasmic protein, which translates to MDPKNYVKQPGGFTRRQKRPGSFKEFDATELYCPRCRRSVPVRQRLLLVLPEGDKYEYLCAFCSESVGFKMDRQQKPMSIII; encoded by the coding sequence ATGGACCCCAAAAACTATGTAAAACAACCAGGTGGATTTACCCGGCGACAAAAACGTCCCGGAAGTTTCAAGGAGTTTGATGCCACGGAGCTGTATTGCCCCCGATGCCGACGTTCGGTTCCTGTTCGCCAGCGCCTGCTCCTTGTTCTTCCTGAAGGCGACAAATATGAATATCTGTGTGCATTCTGTTCAGAAAGTGTTGGATTTAAAATGGACCGGCAGCAGAAGCCCATGTCGATTATTATTTAA
- a CDS encoding outer membrane protein assembly factor BamD, with protein MKRLIFLSLIVLLAVSGCAWFGSKEEKTAQELASDGMDQYNSENYKDAIKSFEKLKDWYPFSKYAILAELKIGDAHYRLEEYEDAVAAYENFESLHPRNEAIPYVIYQIGLCYFERIDTIDRDQSSAQKAVETFERLRKQFPKDPYSIKAEELIKKCQRSLSGNDFYVGLFYYKSKHYKAALERFKSVLTNYPDVGVHQKALQYIILCEELINAESKQDKDKK; from the coding sequence ATGAAACGTCTCATATTCTTAAGTCTGATTGTCCTGCTTGCTGTTTCGGGATGTGCGTGGTTCGGATCCAAAGAGGAAAAGACCGCCCAGGAACTTGCAAGCGATGGTATGGATCAATACAACAGCGAAAATTATAAAGACGCCATAAAATCTTTTGAAAAGTTAAAAGACTGGTATCCGTTCAGCAAATATGCAATCCTTGCAGAGCTTAAAATCGGCGATGCCCATTATCGTTTGGAAGAGTATGAAGATGCCGTCGCTGCGTATGAAAATTTTGAAAGCCTTCATCCCCGTAATGAAGCGATACCTTATGTAATCTACCAAATCGGGCTCTGTTATTTCGAACGTATCGACACCATCGACAGGGACCAAAGCTCAGCCCAAAAGGCTGTGGAGACGTTTGAACGTCTAAGAAAGCAGTTCCCGAAAGATCCATATTCAATCAAGGCTGAAGAACTTATCAAAAAATGCCAAAGAAGCCTGTCCGGCAATGATTTCTATGTGGGCCTTTTTTATTACAAAAGCAAGCACTACAAAGCCGCCCTGGAGCGTTTCAAGTCCGTGCTTACCAACTACCCGGATGTTGGTGTTCACCAAAAGGCGCTGCAGTATATTATTCTGTGTGAAGAATTGATAAATGCTGAATCAAAGCAGGATAAAGATAAGAAATAA
- the trxB gene encoding thioredoxin-disulfide reductase: MKNVDYDLVIIGGGPAGLTTGLYAARARLNVILIEKAVPGGQVVTTDWVENYPGFPEGITGFDLVQKMTAQAQKFELNIATDEVTALDVSEPIKKITLSNRMIATHALIIAAGASPRKLGIPGEDMFYGRGVSSCATCDGPFFKDRIVAAVGGGDTAVQESLFLTKFARKVYLIHRRDRLRAEAILQERALASAKIEILWDSELTGIQGLTNVETISVRNVKSGDTQKLAVDGCFIWVGILANTAFLPEIVKVDEYGFIVVDANMQTSVTGVYAAGDVRSTPLRQIATAVGDGAIAAFSAEHYIQNLKQ, translated from the coding sequence ATGAAAAACGTTGATTATGACCTTGTTATTATTGGCGGTGGCCCTGCCGGGCTTACTACTGGTCTTTATGCGGCGCGCGCCCGTTTGAATGTCATTCTGATCGAAAAAGCCGTGCCCGGCGGACAGGTTGTCACAACCGACTGGGTCGAAAACTATCCGGGCTTTCCGGAGGGTATTACCGGTTTTGATCTGGTGCAGAAGATGACCGCGCAGGCCCAAAAGTTTGAGCTCAATATTGCAACCGACGAGGTCACCGCTCTGGATGTGTCCGAACCGATCAAAAAAATCACTCTCAGCAACAGAATGATCGCAACCCACGCGCTCATTATCGCTGCGGGTGCCTCTCCCAGGAAACTTGGGATCCCGGGTGAAGATATGTTTTACGGCCGGGGTGTATCTTCTTGTGCAACCTGTGACGGTCCGTTTTTCAAGGATCGTATTGTTGCGGCCGTCGGTGGCGGAGATACCGCCGTCCAGGAAAGTCTTTTCTTGACAAAATTCGCCCGGAAGGTCTATCTGATTCACCGAAGGGACCGGCTTCGGGCTGAAGCGATTCTTCAGGAGCGGGCGCTGGCCAGCGCTAAAATCGAAATTTTATGGGACTCTGAATTAACCGGAATTCAAGGCCTGACCAATGTTGAAACAATTTCGGTTCGGAATGTAAAAAGCGGCGATACCCAAAAACTTGCCGTCGACGGGTGTTTTATTTGGGTCGGCATTCTTGCCAATACGGCCTTTTTACCGGAAATTGTTAAAGTGGACGAATACGGCTTTATTGTGGTGGATGCAAACATGCAGACTTCGGTTACGGGTGTTTATGCCGCCGGTGATGTGAGGAGCACGCCCTTGCGCCAGATTGCAACCGCCGTTGGTGATGGCGCCATCGCTGCCTTTTCAGCAGAGCACTATATTCAAAATTTAAAACAATGA